The following DNA comes from Alienimonas californiensis.
TCCGGGTTCTGGAACTGTCGGTTCTCGTTTCCTGCCGCCGCGACGATGATGCTCGTGCCGCCGAACTCGTGCCTTGCCTTCACGAAGCTGACGAGCCCCTCGTACACGCCGATGGTCGTGCGGAAACCTTCTAACGCGATGCTCGTCGCCAAGTCAGTCGGTATTCCGCTTTGATTTACGAGCCGGTCGACGTAGCCGGGAAAGTCGATCCCGAGGGACATCGAAATGACCGTTGCGCCGTTCTTGACGGCCCACTCGATGGCTTCGAGGGACCAGAGGGTGTTGCCCGATCCATCGTTGCCCAGCACTTTGCCGATGAGGGCGCGTTGGACGCCACGCGCCACGCCAATGCGGATTCCACTCACGTCGCGGCCGAAGATTGTTCCCGCGCAGTGTGTGCCGTGGCCGTTCACGTCGCCGTTGCCGTCCCCGGTGAAGTCTTGCTCGACGATGTCCACGCCGGCGAACGCCGGATGGTTCCTGTCGATGCCCGTATCAAGTACGGCGACGGTGACCCCCTCGCCGGTCAGCTGCGAGCCGTCGGCCCCCACGGCCTGCACGCCCCAAGTCACGTTGCCGAGGGTCGCTTCAGGTGGCGTGCCGTCGACGTCCAAGGGCGCGATGAGCCGCGTCGGCATCTGCGGCGCGATTGCAACAACGTCGTTCTGCTGTCGGAGCTCGGCGACGCGATTCGAGTCCAGATCGTCCGCCTCGATCCGCGGGTCTGCGGCGAACGGGCCGCCCCCGATCAACCCGCCGCGAACGCCGGTGCCGAGCGGCCCCGTGAACGGGCCTGTCGCCGCAGTGCCGCCGGCACGGAGGATGACGTATTTCTGCTTCATAATGTTGCCCACAGTCTGAGCGGGGGTTTAGATCGACGTCGCCTTCATCGACCGTGTGACTTCACTGTCCGATCGAGCGGGTTGATATGGACGAGGGGTACCCCGGACTCTATGGCGAATGCAACGATGTCCGCCGTACCACCCTTGCCCCTCGCCGGGAGTCCGTCCCAGACGGCAAGCATCCTGTCGGCGAGGTCAACAATTCGCTTCCCGGCCGCCAAATAGGCGTCTTCCTCGGTCCCTGCCACGTCGAGAGTTTCCACCTTCGCTTGACCCGCGATCGAATTGAAGGTTGGAACATTCTCCGCCGGGAGCGTCCGAGCGATGTCGGCGAATGGCAGAACGGCATGCACGGAACCGTCCCTCTCTAATACGAGACGTGCGAGCAGTTGATCCGCCCCGATTGCCAGCGACGTCACCGCCACCAAAGGTCGGGCAGCAGCGTCGAGCTCTCGACTCATGGCTGCCTCTACCCACGGCCAAACCGAGGCGTCGTCTAACTTTTGGTGCCCTGTGATGCCGATTTTCATATCTTCTCGATAAGAATCGAGGGCTACTCGATTTTCGCCACTCAGACTCGTTTGAGTTCAGCGAGACGTCTGTAATGTTCGCCGAGGGCAGTGAGGCGGACCGGCTTGCTTTCCATACATGCGTCCCAAAGATTGGCGACGCCGACCGGTACAAGGAGCGCCGCACGGTTGTATTTTCTCAGCACAAGCAGCTTTTCGACGTTGGCGGGGTCGGCGGCCGGCATCATCTCGGTCCTCCCGTCGTCCCGCGGTTCGAAAGAGGGGTCAAGCTGATATTCCGAACCGCGGGATGGAAAGAACTCGAGCATGCGGCGGATCTCTTCTACGGTGACGACTGGCTCCACACGTCGCAGCGACACAAAGCTCTGCACGTTCGTCTTGAAGACGGGGCGCTGCTCGAGGAAGCTTAACGACTGATCGACGTGTGCGTATACGCTACCCGGCGTGATCTCCCCGAGAATGTTTGCCGCCGCTCCGCTCAGGGCGTCGACGAGTAGCGACGTGAACACTCCGCCCATACCGCTTTCATGTGCATACTGATCCTGTGATGACGCCGTCATAATCGTCAACCCCTCAGACAGGACAGAGTTTTGGCCGACGTGCGGCACAACGCCGGCCGCACCGGAGTGGCAGCTGTCGAGCAGTATGACTCGATTACGGATCTTCGACTCATTCGCCATCACTAACAAGTCTGACAGCGAAAGGCCTTGGTCGCCTCGGCTGCATTCGCTCGTGAGCAAATAGCCGCCTGTACGTTCAACGTGCCCATGTCCGGCGAAATAGAAAAGGGCAATGTCGCTGTTGCTTTGAAAAAGTCTCTCTACCAGATTCCTGAGATCGCCACTGTTGACTCCTTCGCCTGTCGTGCTGGCGGTACGCAGTTCGACCTGAAAGTTCGCACTTCCGTCGGCATGGCTGTACAACAACTGCTGAATAGCGTGCGCGTCACTGACGGCGCCGTGGAGTCTGGGGAATGGATGGCCGTAATGATCGATACCCACTACGAGTGCTGACCGCATGCTCACGTCAACCTCGGTCAGAGACTATCGAGAAAGTTGGCGATATTGTCCCATGTCCAGCTGACAACTCGTACCCCCGCAAACTCACGCGGGAGTGCGCTTGGACGTTCCTTGACAGAAATGTGAACTCCACGCACAGGCACCTCTTCCTGTAGGGCGCAGCCAACCTCCCAAAGCTGTCCGTCCGCGCTGGCCGTATTCTTACTGACGAGGGCGATAACGCCGTCACAGCCTTTAATCTTCGTGCGGCAGTTCGTTTTCCATTTCTCGTCCCACGGTTTTTTTACGCCCATGTCGACAAACTCGAACGGGCTGTTCTCGTTCCTCGCTTGCCCAACGAGGTGGTGATAGGCCGACTTGTCTTCAATCGGAAAGCTAATGAAGATACGCTTCTTGCCCATTATGTTCTTTCGTGAGAGCTCACTGAACTTAGTCTGATTTCAGCGGCCGGTGGGAACCATTTATGCCGGCGACGCCTCCTGGAAGTGTTGCCTCGCCGACAACAGCAGGGCGACCAGCAGCCCGATGACGTCGACTACGAGCTGCAACTCGATTCCCGTGAAACCGCGGGAACGTACCGTCAGCCGCTCCTCGCCGGCCACCCGAACTCGGGATTTGCCGCCACTCGAGAGGGTTCACGGTACCATAGGGGCTGTACTTTTGGAGAGGCCGGGCTGATCGCCCCATCGAGGCGGTTCATGCTGCTCACCACAGTCGGCCGCGTCAAGGCGACACGGAACCCCTCGCCGGGATCGCAGTCGGTCGCGGGCTGCGAATGGCCAATCTTCGGCCGCGACGGATCGACACTCTAAAGTAGACGCTGCTCTCCGGTAGCCTGGTAGTTAAAGAGAGAACTCCGCCCCGCCCGAACCCGGGCGGGGCAGGATCCAAGACAGTCGCAGGTTGAGATCAGGTCCGGGCACGTTCCTTCAACCCGTCGTTCGCCTCGCTCGCCTGCCGGCGGGACAGTTCCTCGGCCGTGGTCAGCCCGAACCGTCGCCGCGGTTCCTCCGTCAGTTCCACGAGGGCCCGGTGACTGAAGGCGTGCAGCGCCCGCACCTGCTTTTCCGTGCAGGGCAGCGAGCCGCGGCCGTTGGAAGGCGAGCCGGGTCGCCGGGGCTAAACCGGCGGTCGCCCCGCAGCGCCCGACCGGCAATCCGCCCCCGCACCGTCAGCACGCACGCGAGACCGTCGACCGGCGGGAGTTCGCCGGTCTCCAGTCGGCCGGCCTCTGCCCGTCCGGAAGCGTCGCGGGGCGTCCTTCGGCAGCCCCGCGGGTCGCCGTTTCGCCCGTTCCGCCCCGTTCCGCCCCGTTCCGCCAGATTGAACGCCGCCGGAACAACCTAACCTATTGCCTCACAGCGTCTTACCTCTTCCTGTTCCACTGTTCCGTCTTTCTGAAGGGATAGATAGTAGTAGACGGAAACTCACGTGAGGGGGTGTTCTCCCTCGCCTGGAACGGCGGAACGCGTTCCCGATGCGGCGGCGCCCGACCGGAAGAATCCCGCCGGCCTCGAGGAAGCGTGCTTCCGCCTTTCCACAAACACCCGGGGCGGCCCGAGGCCGCCCCGGCCCGTGCGGTTTTGCGTCTCGACCTGCTTCACCGTCACGCGGACCCTGGCACGGCCCGCCCGTCGCGGCGGGTCGTTCTTCACGCCTTCACGCCTCGGCCCCGCCCGCGTGAAGCCGATGTGAAGCCATTCGCACAAGCCAGACAGGCGGAAGTAGCCCTCTTCACACTTTCACACCATTTCTGAATGAAGAAGAGATAAAGAGGGATCCTTCTCTCTGCTCTCTTCCCCGGTGTGACCGTGAAACTGTGAAACCGCCCCGCCGCCCGCCGTGGGAACCGGCCAGACGGCGGGACTCGCTCTCGGTCCGGCGGGCGCCCCTGCCCGATCCCCGGGTTCCACAGGCCGCGGCCGCGACCGCTGCGGGCTAAAAGTGAAAAGGCCCACCCCGCCCGTTCCGGGGCGGGGCGGGGTCGCTCGCGGGCGCGCTTCAGGCTTCCGCCTTCTCCTTGAACCGGTCGATCGCCTCGCTGGCCTGCCGGCGGGATAAGTCCTCCGCGGTGGTGACGCCCAGCCGCCGCAACTCGGCGGCCAAGTCCGCCCCAGCCCTGCGGCTGAAGGCGTGCAGGGCCCGGACTTGTTTCTCCGTGCAGGGGAGACCCCCGCGACCGTTGCCGGCGTAGCCGTTGTCGTTCGTGCCATTGCGGGCGTGGCCGTTGTCGCCGCCGTTTCGCCGCGGGTCCGCTGTCGGCCGCCACCGCTGCTCCTCCACCTCGTTGTGAGGTTCAGGCGTGACGCCCAGCTCTTCGTCGACGGCGGCCCGCAGCGTCTCGAAGCAGCCGCGGACCTGCCGCCGCAACTTGTCGGAATCCTTCAGCACGTCGGCCGGCAGTTCGATCTCCACGTTCACCATCGCCCCGCGGCTGCCGTAATTCGGCAGGCCGATCT
Coding sequences within:
- a CDS encoding TIR domain-containing protein, with product MGKKRIFISFPIEDKSAYHHLVGQARNENSPFEFVDMGVKKPWDEKWKTNCRTKIKGCDGVIALVSKNTASADGQLWEVGCALQEEVPVRGVHISVKERPSALPREFAGVRVVSWTWDNIANFLDSL
- a CDS encoding caspase family protein is translated as MRSALVVGIDHYGHPFPRLHGAVSDAHAIQQLLYSHADGSANFQVELRTASTTGEGVNSGDLRNLVERLFQSNSDIALFYFAGHGHVERTGGYLLTSECSRGDQGLSLSDLLVMANESKIRNRVILLDSCHSGAAGVVPHVGQNSVLSEGLTIMTASSQDQYAHESGMGGVFTSLLVDALSGAAANILGEITPGSVYAHVDQSLSFLEQRPVFKTNVQSFVSLRRVEPVVTVEEIRRMLEFFPSRGSEYQLDPSFEPRDDGRTEMMPAADPANVEKLLVLRKYNRAALLVPVGVANLWDACMESKPVRLTALGEHYRRLAELKRV
- a CDS encoding S8 family peptidase; this translates as MKQKYVILRAGGTAATGPFTGPLGTGVRGGLIGGGPFAADPRIEADDLDSNRVAELRQQNDVVAIAPQMPTRLIAPLDVDGTPPEATLGNVTWGVQAVGADGSQLTGEGVTVAVLDTGIDRNHPAFAGVDIVEQDFTGDGNGDVNGHGTHCAGTIFGRDVSGIRIGVARGVQRALIGKVLGNDGSGNTLWSLEAIEWAVKNGATVISMSLGIDFPGYVDRLVNQSGIPTDLATSIALEGFRTTIGVYEGLVSFVKARHEFGGTSIIVAAAGNENRQFQNPDWSIAVGLPAATDGILSVAALGQGDGGYVPARFSNSGAMVAAPGVNVLSAQANSAGLVAFNGTSMAAPHVAGVAALWAQWLRRQRTLTPFTLETKLAGSATTASLDPRYQPADVGLGLVQAPPSA